The Phragmites australis chromosome 1, lpPhrAust1.1, whole genome shotgun sequence genomic interval GGAGCGGATTGATGCCGTAATAGGGAGGAAGACTGATGGCAACAACATGTGAAGGCAGATGATGGGGGTGGGCAGATTTGGCGATCAAAGGAGAACCTCCCACCGAAGGAACCGATTGAGGAAGGGAACAACGAAGAACATCACAGACCCAAGGTGCAGGGGACTTAAAGGGCCAACCGATCGCAGATGGGCTAACCTCTATGTCTCAAAACCACCACAAAGGCCCCAAATCACGGCTGGGCATTAACGACTCGGCTAGAACGCAAATCAAACACCAACATTGAATGTGGAACAGTTGTCGCACACCCATATGTGGAAAGAGGATCAAGCCTCCTGAGGCCTTCCATTCCATACGCTCTAGTAATAGGTGCAGCCCTCTACACGTTTGCTCAAGAAAGTTAAGTGCCCTAAGATCCTTTTCAAATTGGACATCTCCAAGGCATTTGATTCAGTGAGCTGGTCGTTTCTCCTTGAGGTTCTTCAGTCCTGGGGCTTCGGACACAGGTGGTGCAATTGGATTGAGGCAATTTTGGGGACGACCTCCACTTGCATCTTGTTGAATGGTACACCAGGCCACCAATGCGCCATGCCAGGGGTTTGCGTCAAGGAGATTCGCTTTCCCCCTTCCTGTTTGTGCTTGTGATGGGCGTCTTCACTCAAATCTACGTCAGGGTGGGTGAGTCTCGCATAATCGCCTCAACGGGTCACAACTCTATTTGACATCAGTGCTCCCTTTACGCTGATGATGTTGTCCTTTTCATGTCGCCCACCGCTCGGGACATCCAAGCACATTTGGCCATTGTTCAGTTCATCGGGTCAGCTTCAGGCCTCTCAACGAATCTTGACAAATGCTTGGATGTTCCAATCAGTTGTACCGAAGAGGATATCACTATTGCCAGAGATAACTTGCCTTGTGGTCTGTCATCATTTCCAATTTAGTACTTGGGGGTTCCTCTAACGATCGGTCGTCTTCATAAGAGTCATTTACAGCTGGTTGTCGACAGGATTGCTTCTAAACTTCCAATCTGGGCATTCAAGATCTAAAGCTGGCCAGCCTGGCATTGCGGCTATGGTGGCTATGGTGGCAGAGGTGTGATCATTCTAAGCCTCGGGCCTCCTTGCCCATGCACCAAGAGCGGCAAGTCATTGCTCTTTTCGAGGCTTCCACTTGTTTTGAGGTTGGCAACGGCAAATCCACTTTCTTCTGGACCGATGCCTGGATTGGGGGTACTTCCATTTGATTCCTAGCTCTAGATCTCTTCGACTGTGTTGCCCCGCCATCGAGGAGTAGAACCGTGCATGAAGCCTTGCTCCACCGAAATTGGATCTGGGATATTTCCGGTCCCCTATCCTTGCCTGCTCTATGTCAGTATTTGCAACTTTGGAACCACCTGCAATCCATCTGCCTAAACAGCGAGGAGGACAAGGTTGTTTGGAAATGGTCCTCTTCTGGACAATACTTGACGAGCTCGGCTTATCAGCTCATGTTTCAAGGTTGCACTCGCTTCGGGGGCGCCAAGATCTTGTGGAAGGCTTGGGCGCCGGTAAAGGTCAAATTCTTTGGTTGGTTGGCAACTCAAGACCGACTGTGGACAACAGCGCGTAGGCAACGCCATGGCCTTCAAGCTGATGATGCGTGCCCTCAGTGCTCATAGCTTCCTGAGACGATGGACCACCTCATCCTTCACTGCATTTCAGCTAGGGAACTTTGGTGGAGGCTGCTGGGGGTGCACACACCAATTGCGAACAATTCGCTGCTGGACTGGTGGTCTAAGCTCCGGGGGCGAGTCAACAAGGCCTTTCAGAAAGGTCTAGACTCCTTCGTCTTGCTAATCTCCTAGAAAATTTGGTTATTTCGCAATGTGGtgttcaacaacaacaaaaagcaTCTCTTCTGACACTATGGTGGCTCTCATATGGGATGAAGTCGATCAGTGGTGCAATGCAGGGGCGATTCACCTGGCTAGTCTCAGAGAGCGTTTGCGTGAGTATGGTTCTATAATCTAGTGGGTGGCAGCGTCTTTCTTTCCGAGTTATTTCTCCGATGTAAATTTCCTTCGTGTTCATCTACGTGTTTTCGACCCTTAGTAGTCGTTGTGtaaccaaatattttttctcttaatacaaagatgcgcagctctcctgcgtattctaagaaaaaaaattaagctaCTACCAATACATAGTACATATTATATTGTTATATCCAAGATTGTCACGGTAATAAATTGATGTGATTCATCTTATGCTTggtatcatatttttgtttcctAGGCTATGAGGCAATTAATTATTGCATATGTTGTGAGCAATTATATCTTATGATACAATTTAGTGCAACTCTACACAGTTTCTTAGTATTGAATTTTATGTCTGACCTTGTATCCGATACAAGCATCTTCTTTCTCCTAGTTAATTACTAGCCATGTCGGTAAAAACATACGTAGCAGTTGAATTAATACGCATGATACAACCCACTGGGGATAGCCTTAAGCAATTGGTACAACCCACTGGGAATAGCCTTAGTGGAAGAGTAACAGATTAAAGCCTGATGTGGCACGCCTTGGAGTCTCAGAAGGAGCGATGGATGCGTCTGGATTGTGTCTGTCGATACGCGCTGCATCGATCTCCGATGATTCTTCATGCACTTATACTAAACCTCTTGGATTAGGTCCAGTTAACACGTACGTAGCAGTAGTACCACGGTGCCTAGCTAATTACAAGGAAGAGCTTCCAAATCGCCGTCTACGTAGGCATCGCCAGTTGGCATCTTGCACCATGGATATCTTTGACATAGTAGCCGGATGATGGACGTCATGGCTGGCGCCGGCCGGCCGCTCAGATGTGTATATATAGACCAGTGATCTCCACCGACCTTAACCACGGTACTTACTATTTAGCTCATCAAAACAACCAGTAGCTATTACACGAGAAGGGAGCCGATCGAGAACATGTCTGACTGGGGGCCGGTGCTGATCGCGGTGCTGTTCTTCGTGCTGCTCACGCCGGGGCTGCTGTGCCAGATCCCGGGCAGCAACGGGCGGTTCGCGGAGTTCCACAGCATGCGCACCAGCGGCGCCGCCATCTTCGTCCACACCCTCCTCTTCTTCGGCTTCTGCGCCATCTTCATGGTCGCCATCGGCGTACACCTCTACGCCGGCTAGCTAGCCACCCATCGTTTCTTGTCTGCAGACTGAAGTGCGTGTGCTTGCAGGCCACGTGTACCAGCCTTGTGCCGCCGGTTGATGGAGTGCGTGTTCATTTGATGGAAAGTGCTTCTAGTACCATGAATTATTTATCGGAAATATATATGGATCGTGTATGAGCTAGtagttttgtttttttctgattaattattttaattaaattaaaataattaatcaGTTAATTAAATTATACTAGTGTAGATCTATAGATATTTATTGATGATTCATATTTATTCCTATCTCATCTTCACCAATGCCCACCAAGAAAAGGGAAGAATTGAGAACCAAGTTTTACTTGGATTGACGGTGAGTCGTATTAAGATTAAATTTTAGGTTTATTTTTAAGTGTCTCATCTAgttagaattttctttcagttATAGATAATATATTGATCAACAGCGAGCCGTATGTAGTGACTTCATCAATCTCTAGGTTTTGCATTTTCCGTCTTCGATTGGCGTCGTGCgagtgtgtgcatgtgttgtTGTGAGTACGTATATGTGCATGTTATACTAGATATGTCAATCTCTAAGATTCGCATATCTCGAAAAAGTCTACTTTACACCTCAAACTGTAATAAAAGTTCAATTTTTAAATCTAAAATACAAAACCAAATATTCTACAACCCCAAAGTAATGAAAGCGGATAAAATGCCCCCTACATACCCAAACCACCCCAATTTTTATAGACATGGTAGTGGTTTTGCTGACGTATGGCAGGTTCACACACGTGGCAgaccaataaaaaaaataaatcagaaaaataaaaaaatcagagaaaattagaaaaaataaaaatagaaacaataaaaaattagaaaaaaaaaatccatttttgtTGTTTCAACTATCACAAAAGTCTAGCTGTCAAGCGACTTAATTTAGCCATTGTTACAATTTCTGTCGAATTTCACCGGGGTTAGGGTTTTGAGATCAGGAGGTTAAGGATTAAGGAGTTTCCCTCTAAGAATGGTATCCATGGAAATCCCCCAATCCTTAACCTTCCTCTAAGCCAATCCTCCAAATCCGACATGGTACAAGCTTCATCGTTTACAATACCAAAATGCCGAAGAGGTGGTCATAAATAACTTCTAATGGAGTGTGCCCGAGAGTAAAGTGATAAGATCTAGTATACCAAACATCCGCGAGTGGCAGCCATTTGCTCCATTGTCTTGGACAGGAATGAACAGTACAACAGAGAAATGTTCTTAAACACTGATTGAGGTGTTCCGTTTGACCATCGATTTGGGAATGGTAAGAAAAGCTCATAAACAACTGAGTATCTATCAGTTTGAATAATTCTTGCCAAACATTACTCGTAAAGACCCGGTTAGAGATTgtggatttttttaatttttattttccctaaacttccttttttttcttctgatttttctatttttttagagttttttttctaatttttcctcattctttttcatttttgtgacttttttttttctaaccgGTCTGCCACATGTGTGAAACTGTCACCACGTCAGTAAAACCACTATCACATCAGCAAAAACCAGGGTGATTTGGGTGTGGGGGGTATTTTATCTGGTTTTGTTACTTTGGGGTTATATGATATCTGGTTTTGTAGTTCAATGTTGAAAAACGAATTTTCGTGATAGTTCGAGTGTGTAAAGTAGACTttccattttatttttaaaagagagaagaagtgatgatgatggggAAGAAGGTGCAGATCACGAAGTGAATATATGACGGACGAATGGGGCATATGAGTTGAGACATGAGATGGCAACATCTCAACCTCTCTGCAAAGAGCAAACAGGCTTGTAGCGCAATGCTGACCGGTGAGTGTTGCAATTGTGTAGCCCATTCACCTAGGTTCGATGCTGGGCGTCGATGGGTGTTGCACCAGCCTCGCTAAGCTCACGTGAAACTACAACGCCGACCTCTGTAAAAAGCATGTTCTTTATTTATGTGTGTAGATATAGATCTAGGTGTATACTTGGATGTACATGCATACGTGTGTAGTAGACTTGAGTTTGACATATATTTAGTATCTAGAATGGGATCATCTGATATTGTGCCTCAACGTCAGAGGCAAATAGTAAAATGAGTCTACTGTTATAGTGCCTTTGATGTACTGTTCATAGAACTACTGTGCGTGGTTACTGATCAGAAAAATactacatatatttactgttcATCCATCTAATGTAGCAACAAATCTGATCTGTTGCTTCTTAAACGCACGACTGGGATGGAGCAAAGTCAGAGGTACTGTAGCTCCCTGCCTTTGCGCCATAGATGTCAAAAGATCCCATTCCTATCTAAATAGAATAAAATCAGAGTTACAGTGTCTCCGCGTAGAAAGCGTGTGCATGATTGGTGGTACCAGTAGTACTACTGTACCAGAAAACTAATTACAGTACGTACTACGTAATCCACTAGCAATGCAAGTCGGTCGGCCGGGCTCATGTGCTCTCAGCTTTTATACGCGCGGCGCGGCTCTAGCTCTTCTTCGTCTGCCGCTccatttgagagagagagagagagagagagagagagagcccaATAAAGAACTGAACTGAACTCATGGGTGACTGGGGCCCCGTGGTTGTTGCGACGGTGCTGTTCGTGCTGCTCTCGCcggggctgctgctgcagctgccgGGGAAGGGCGGCCGCCTGGTAGAGTTCGGCAACATGCAGACCAGCGCCGCCTCCATCTTCGTCCACTCCATCATCTTCTTTGCCCTCGCCGCCGTCTTCCTCGTCGCCGTCGGAGTGCACATCACCACCGACCCATGAACCACCCCAACCAACTAATCTATGGCAACCGAACCCTGCCCGCCTTCAGTTCCTGATCTACATCACGAGCAGCGAGAGCATGTCTGCGAACAGCAATCAAATGTTTATATCTGTGCTCGTGCAGGTACTAGTACCGAGTGATCCATTTTGGATGTTGGTGCGCCAGAGTATGACTAAGTTATTCATTGCTAATGATCCAACTAGTTGATTGTATGGAGCAGCTAGCACCCAATCAAATTATTGAGTCGACCTTGCACTTGTTTCTCTCTTGGAATTGTTTTccatttcttaaaaaaaagaatgtaaTTCACTTCATGTTTCCGATGTTCAAACCACCCAACACTTGATCAAAACGAACCACACCGGCCAAGCGAAGATCCTCAACTAAAGCTAGTCTCTAGCAGGATCATGGATGGAACCAACGGAAGCCTCACTCCTCAAACCGATGCCATCATCATTTCATCACCATTGCAAATGGAGATGATTCAGTTACAGAAACTTCCATTTACATCCCAACATTCCAGATCTTCCTTCTGTATCTAGCACATCCACCCTCCCTATTGCTTGCTTATAAATTATGTTAATCCAGCGCTGCATCGCATTCGCCAGATTGGAGTACGCACAAAATGTGTGCTGCACAACAGGCTGACGGTCCAAAAGTCAGGTCTCCACCATCTTCAATAAGTTTAGTCACCTCTGATTCCTGCTGTCAGGAGACGCGGCCATCTTTTCTTCGACATATTGCTCGAATTTGACCCTCGGTCCCTGAGTTCAAACAACCAGTTAGCCTCCATGCTTAAACTCTTATGTGCTTGCCTGGTCAGGTCAAGCAAGGATAGGTTTTTCAGTATCAGGGTAGAGCAACTACTCACAGGGATTCTGCAGTGGGAGTTGAGATCCAGGAACATCTGCCGGCAACGGTCTctggccacctcctccacctgaGAGGCCCGTCTGCAAGCTGATTGTGTCGACTCCCGCTGTAATCTCAAACCAAGATAACAATTTAAGGATTTTGTATGCTTTGAAATTGTGAGGAATATATATGCAAAGCTGTAATGCAAGTGATTATGGTGCTTTAGGCAGCCAACATCTTAAAACAGAACTTGCGTACACTGAAAGAGCCAATCAACTATGGCAAAGAAATGGGATTGCTGACTGAGGAAAGTTGAAAGTTCTTGCCATTTCGCTCACTTTTTCTACGGTCCAAGTTCACTCCATCGAAGTAACACATACCCTTCTCAGTACGGAAATAGTATGTGCTCACAAGTTACACACAATTAGGAAGAGTCGgtaagtttttttctttctgggCTTACTCATACATGATACATGGCTAGGACAAACCACAAATATAAATGATTTGCAGACTGTATGGCCTATGCTTGTGTGGGTAACGATAAATTTAATAACGCCTTGTTGCACCACCAACAGTAAGGTAGATATCGACTTTTAGAACGCCAACACATCAGTGACCAACGGAAAGTTTAGTTCCAGTGACAAATGACAAGTTATGATCACATTGAATTACTGATAATACGAGACAAGTCTTGGATATGAAATTACTGCTTGCGCTTTCTTACTTCCTAAAATGCGCAAGCCAGTTCCTGTGGCAGGTTTGAACAGGCATCGATAGTAAAATATAACCCATGTTAGCAAGACTCCACAAATGCAGAAGACAAATTTCTAGTTTGTGGAGTTATATTGAAAAGTATCCCAAAAAAGTTAGCCCATTCTAATATAATATATACTACAAGGGGTAAGTCCTGATCCTGGCCTTCAATATTCAAATTAGATGATATCATACAGTTGATGTAAACTGGTCATACTACTATCAGATAGTAAAGCACAAATATAGCATTTCTAAGAGCAGAATCTCATCATTAGGAAAAGGAACAAAAAGGTAAAATGTCTGTAATCATGCTTACTTGGCCAGTAGGCTTCTCCACCAGACTCCTAAGATTTGCCACCTCGTTCAGTAAGTTACCGATTATATCGTCTGCTTCTTGCATCTGCTTCCTAGAGAACTCAAAAGCTCGGTCAGCACGTAGACGAAATGTGCTGCAGTCCAAGCACGCGCAAATGCCCTTGCACCCCCTTGTATGCCTCTTAAGTATTCCTTTCCTTGGAGAAAGCTTCTTAGGAGAAAGACCTCTTTTTTCCGTAGAATGGGCAATTCTTGGCTGCAGTATACCTGCTTTGCTCGATCCTGATTCGGTGAGCTGAACACAACCAGACATTTCCTCCACTGATAAGGATTTGTCAATAGTGCAAGGATCAGAAGGCCTGCAGATCATTTGAAGTGGATCATTATCAAGAGAAGCCACAGCATCCGGATGCTCTAGTGCACAATTCCGAAGCAACAATGATATCACTGCCTTGGTAGGACTACCAAAACCAACATCAGGACATCCCGACTCTGAGCTCTGGCACTGTTGCTGTACTTCAGTGAATTCAGTACTGTCGTGCTGTTGTGCAGTTAACAACTCTTTTGTGACAGAGAGCTGAAGCTGCTCTTTGGCAAGAAGTTCACCCTTGTCTGATGTTAATGAGTTTTCCTCGATTCCATCTGGAGTTAATGGTTGTGCTTGTGCGGCCTTTTGCACTAGAGTTGTGCTGTCTTCCAGAGGAGAGACTTCTGAAACAGCAGGCTGAAGCTTTCTTCCATCAAGAACAAAATCCCCATCTGCTTTATCTTGTACCCTTATTTTCACTTCATCTCTGTTGCATTCCTCAGAAGAGTCTTCTGAGGCAGCAAGCTGACGCTGTCCATCGGCCAGGGTATCATCCCCATCTGATGTTGATTCGCACTCATAAGAAATCAGTGGGTCTTGATTTGAAGTTAAACCTTCTAGTTGCGTGACATTTTGCACTTCAGTAGCACTGCGTTCTGGAGGAGAGGCTTTTGGAATAGCAGGCTGAAGCAGTCTGCCATAAAGAACATTTCCATCTGCTTCTGATGGATTTCTTCCTTCCATTATTTCATTTTGAGCTCTGTTGCATTCCTTAGAAGAGTCTTCTGAGGCAGCAAGACGATACTCTCCACTGGCCGAGAGGCCATCCTCATCTGATGTTACTTGCCTTTCCTCTGCGACTCTGCGAATTTTGACCCTTTCACCTTCCTGAGAATAGATTTCTGAGGTACCAAGGCAACACCACATGATGAGAAAATAACTTTAAAAAGTGTCACTAGATCATAATCAATCGAACCCAGCAATCATCTTACCATTCTCCATGAGAAATGGCAGCATCCTCTTGTAGCTGAATGAGCTCGGGTGATGAACGAACCTTGATCTCGTGCACCGGATAAGCCACTGAAACATACAGACACACATATAATCTCCACTAATTCCATACAGGAAACTGAAGCAATCTAAACATAGCTTAGGGGCAGCCAATAAGAGGTGCTGCAACATCAAACTCACCGCCTTGCTGCTTGCAAGGTCATGAGGGGCAGTATTGGTCTCCTCTCTGACATTGTTACAACCATCCTTCATCTCGGGGTCTCCTCCAGTCTTCACCACCACTG includes:
- the LOC133908685 gene encoding uncharacterized protein LOC133908685 yields the protein MPGHRTPAAASLGGAISRRHAELLLRSGGGSVSVKDLRLRRVVPPASASLESSPECAAAAAAKPGSVESPPPEAATADELERKPVLPRSKLVRDPGSFGYRRLLPFLNQMAKNDGKGMPSENTAASSAKELNRFHLGLVDESASGSHRESDPVESVEPVVVKTGGDPEMKDGCNNVREETNTAPHDLASSKAWLIRCTRSRFVHHPSSFSYKRMLPFLMENEIYSQEGERVKIRRVAEERQVTSDEDGLSASGEYRLAASEDSSKECNRAQNEIMEGRNPSEADGNVLYGRLLQPAIPKASPPERSATEVQNVTQLEGLTSNQDPLISYECESTSDGDDTLADGQRQLAASEDSSEECNRDEVKIRVQDKADGDFVLDGRKLQPAVSEVSPLEDSTTLVQKAAQAQPLTPDGIEENSLTSDKGELLAKEQLQLSVTKELLTAQQHDSTEFTEVQQQCQSSESGCPDVGFGSPTKAVISLLLRNCALEHPDAVASLDNDPLQMICRPSDPCTIDKSLSVEEMSGCVQLTESGSSKAGILQPRIAHSTEKRGLSPKKLSPRKGILKRHTRGCKGICACLDCSTFRLRADRAFEFSRKQMQEADDIIGNLLNEVANLRSLVEKPTGQRESTQSACRRASQVEEVARDRCRQMFLDLNSHCRIPGPRVKFEQYVEEKMAASPDSRNQR
- the LOC133908695 gene encoding uncharacterized protein LOC133908695, giving the protein MGDWGPVVVATVLFVLLSPGLLLQLPGKGGRLVEFGNMQTSAASIFVHSIIFFALAAVFLVAVGVHITTDP
- the LOC133887552 gene encoding uncharacterized protein LOC133887552, with the translated sequence MSDWGPVLIAVLFFVLLTPGLLCQIPGSNGRFAEFHSMRTSGAAIFVHTLLFFGFCAIFMVAIGVHLYAG